The Vibrio agarivorans genome window below encodes:
- the fliH gene encoding flagellar assembly protein FliH has product MAGERKRGFLRLDEDEQQQAQPTKWGLPDYGSHLNKQAKETALNYDPGWMPDFEEPQEEEPVALTEEEIEAIRQAAYQEGLLQGQEAGFKQGYDKGKEQGLTDGHAEGLQTGQAEGVAAGQEYIQQNVQHFVTLANQFAQPLELMNSQVEKQLVDMVLAIAREVVHVEVQTNPQVVLDTIKESVEVLPISGHAITLQLNPEDVAIIQAAYGQQELEFRNWTLVAEPALNRGDVQIAAGESSVNYRMEERVRSVMQKFCAVNRHQGGE; this is encoded by the coding sequence ATGGCAGGTGAACGCAAGCGTGGCTTTTTACGCTTAGATGAAGACGAGCAGCAGCAAGCCCAGCCGACCAAGTGGGGTTTGCCTGATTATGGTTCACATCTGAACAAGCAAGCCAAAGAGACAGCCCTTAATTATGATCCTGGGTGGATGCCTGATTTTGAAGAGCCACAGGAAGAAGAGCCTGTCGCACTAACAGAAGAAGAGATCGAAGCGATCCGTCAGGCAGCCTATCAAGAAGGGTTGCTACAAGGCCAAGAAGCCGGCTTTAAGCAAGGCTACGACAAAGGCAAAGAGCAAGGTTTGACAGATGGCCATGCTGAGGGGCTGCAAACCGGTCAAGCTGAAGGTGTTGCTGCTGGACAAGAGTATATCCAGCAAAATGTGCAGCACTTTGTGACGCTCGCCAATCAATTTGCTCAGCCACTTGAGTTGATGAACAGCCAGGTCGAGAAGCAGTTGGTTGATATGGTGTTGGCGATTGCGCGTGAAGTAGTCCATGTTGAAGTCCAAACCAACCCTCAAGTGGTCCTAGATACGATCAAAGAGTCTGTCGAAGTTTTACCTATTTCTGGTCATGCCATCACACTTCAGCTAAACCCTGAAGATGTGGCGATTATTCAAGCAGCTTATGGCCAACAAGAGTTAGAGTTTCGCAATTGGACCTTGGTAGCGGAACCGGCCTTAAACCGTGGTGATGTACAAATTGCGGCTGGCGAGTCGAGTGTTAACTACCGTATGGAAGAGCGCGTTCGAAGTGTCATGCAGAAATTTTGTGCAGTAAATCGTCATCAGGGTGGTGAGTAG
- the fliJ gene encoding flagellar export protein FliJ codes for MENALDFLLEQASDKEQQAVLSLNKARSELEGYYRQVEQIEKYRRDYCQQLIDRGKGGLTASQYGHLNRFLTQLDETLAKQKQAESHFKEQVNACEEHWLEVRKQRRSYEWMRDKKVEEKQRLEAKKEQRMMDEFSTLMYARKTR; via the coding sequence ATGGAGAACGCACTTGATTTTCTTTTGGAGCAAGCGTCAGACAAAGAGCAGCAAGCGGTGTTGTCTCTTAATAAAGCGCGCTCTGAGCTTGAGGGGTATTACCGTCAGGTCGAACAGATAGAAAAATATCGTAGAGATTATTGCCAACAGTTAATTGACCGCGGCAAAGGTGGGCTGACTGCTAGTCAATATGGCCATCTGAACCGTTTTCTTACCCAGTTGGATGAGACACTGGCCAAGCAAAAACAGGCGGAATCTCACTTCAAAGAGCAAGTCAATGCTTGTGAAGAGCATTGGCTTGAAGTACGCAAGCAAAGGCGTTCGTATGAATGGATGCGAGATAAAAAAGTCGAAGAAAAGCAACGGCTCGAAGCGAAAAAAGAGCAACGTATGATGGATGAATTTTCGACGCTTATGTATGCACGAAAAACTCGTTAA
- the fliG gene encoding flagellar motor switch protein FliG codes for MANELVVQQEGGEVTDPNATFDISTMTGEEKAAILLLSLNEEDAAGIIRHLEPKQVQHVSSAMARATELSQAKVSAVHRQFLEDIQKYTNIGMGSEEFMRNALVAALGEDKANNLVDQILLGAGSKGLDSLKWMDPRQVASIIVNEHPQIQTIVLSYLEPDQSAEILSQFAERDRLDLMMRIANLEEVQPSALAELNEIMEKQFAGQAGAQAAKIGGLKAAAEIMNYMDNNVEGILMDQIRDQDEDMATQIQDLMFVFENLIEVDDQGIQKLLRDVPQDILQRALKGADDGLKEKIFKNMSKRAADMMRDDLEAMAPVKVSDVEASQKEILAIARRMADNGELMLSGGADEFL; via the coding sequence ATGGCTAACGAACTGGTAGTACAGCAAGAGGGTGGTGAAGTCACCGACCCAAACGCAACGTTTGATATTTCGACAATGACAGGTGAAGAAAAGGCGGCGATTTTGCTGCTAAGCCTGAATGAAGAAGACGCAGCGGGTATCATTCGTCACCTAGAGCCTAAGCAAGTTCAACATGTCAGTAGCGCGATGGCGCGCGCCACAGAGCTAAGCCAAGCAAAAGTGAGCGCCGTGCATCGTCAGTTTCTAGAAGACATTCAGAAATACACCAACATTGGTATGGGCAGTGAAGAGTTCATGCGTAATGCCTTGGTGGCTGCGTTAGGTGAAGACAAAGCCAACAACCTGGTGGATCAGATTCTTCTTGGTGCAGGCTCTAAAGGTTTGGACTCATTGAAATGGATGGATCCACGCCAAGTGGCGAGTATCATCGTCAACGAGCACCCGCAGATTCAAACGATCGTCTTGTCTTATTTAGAGCCGGATCAATCGGCAGAGATATTATCTCAGTTTGCAGAGCGCGACCGATTAGATCTTATGATGCGTATTGCCAACCTCGAAGAGGTGCAGCCTTCTGCACTGGCCGAGCTTAACGAAATCATGGAGAAACAGTTTGCTGGCCAAGCAGGTGCACAAGCTGCCAAGATTGGCGGCCTGAAGGCAGCGGCAGAAATCATGAACTACATGGACAACAACGTCGAAGGCATCTTGATGGATCAGATCCGCGATCAAGACGAAGACATGGCGACTCAGATCCAAGACTTGATGTTTGTGTTCGAGAACTTGATCGAAGTCGACGATCAGGGTATCCAAAAACTCCTTCGCGATGTACCACAAGACATCTTGCAGCGTGCGCTTAAAGGTGCTGATGATGGCCTGAAAGAGAAGATCTTCAAGAATATGTCTAAGCGTGCAGCGGATATGATGCGTGATGACCTAGAAGCAATGGCTCCGGTGAAAGTGTCTGATGTTGAAGCATCGCAAAAAGAGATCTTGGCAATTGCTCGTCGTATGGCAGACAACGGAGAGCTGATGCTTTCTGGTGGTGCTGACGAGTTCTTATAA
- the fliI gene encoding flagellar protein export ATPase FliI, giving the protein MLPLHDRLQQYQTTGVSSRPVASGKLVRVVGLTLEATGCRAPIGSLCSVETMQGEMEAEVVGFSGDRLFLMPSEQITGILPGAKVTPLTVEGGLPVGMELLGRVIDGVGNPLDGLGAIYTEKRASFNAEPINPLARKPISEPLDVGIKAINGLLTVGKGQRIGLFAGSGVGKSVTLGMMTRGTTAQVVVVGLIGERGREVKEFIEEILGTEGRQRAVVVAAPADASPLMRLKGCQTALTIAEYFRDQGLDVLLLMDSLTRFAQAQREIALSVGEPPATKGYPPSVFAKLPALVERAGNGDENQGSITAFFTVLTEGDDLQDPIADASRAILDGHIVLSREMADAGHYPAIDVEKSVSRVMPQITTDQHMLMSKAVRQVLAICRKNQDLVSIGAYKPGTDQAIDSAFTIKPKIDQYLQQGMKDSVPYQMCVNMLGSMLNAGE; this is encoded by the coding sequence GTGTTACCCCTTCACGACCGTTTACAACAATATCAAACCACTGGCGTTTCTAGTCGCCCAGTCGCCTCAGGTAAGTTGGTTCGAGTGGTGGGTTTAACCCTTGAAGCCACAGGATGTCGCGCTCCTATTGGCAGTTTGTGTAGCGTTGAAACGATGCAAGGTGAGATGGAAGCGGAAGTCGTCGGTTTTTCTGGCGATCGCCTCTTTCTGATGCCCAGTGAGCAAATTACAGGTATCTTACCTGGTGCGAAAGTCACCCCCTTAACGGTTGAGGGAGGGCTTCCTGTCGGCATGGAGCTACTCGGGCGAGTGATCGACGGGGTCGGAAATCCGCTTGATGGCTTAGGTGCTATCTATACGGAAAAACGTGCCTCGTTCAATGCCGAGCCGATTAACCCGCTGGCGCGTAAACCGATTTCTGAACCGCTTGATGTCGGCATCAAAGCGATTAACGGCTTGTTGACGGTAGGTAAAGGTCAACGTATTGGCCTTTTCGCTGGTTCTGGTGTCGGTAAGTCTGTCACGCTTGGCATGATGACACGCGGTACGACGGCTCAAGTTGTTGTTGTCGGCCTGATTGGTGAGCGCGGCCGAGAAGTAAAAGAGTTTATTGAAGAGATCCTTGGCACAGAGGGACGACAGCGTGCTGTGGTCGTGGCAGCGCCAGCTGACGCGTCACCGCTAATGCGTCTAAAAGGTTGTCAAACCGCACTGACCATTGCCGAGTATTTCCGTGATCAAGGCCTTGATGTTCTCCTGTTGATGGATTCATTGACTCGTTTTGCACAAGCGCAGCGTGAAATTGCTCTGTCCGTCGGTGAACCACCAGCGACTAAGGGTTATCCACCATCAGTGTTTGCCAAACTGCCCGCACTGGTTGAGCGTGCGGGTAATGGTGATGAAAACCAAGGCTCGATTACCGCATTCTTTACGGTCTTGACGGAAGGCGACGATCTGCAAGACCCGATAGCTGATGCTTCACGCGCCATTCTTGATGGTCACATTGTGTTGTCACGAGAGATGGCGGATGCAGGGCATTACCCGGCGATTGATGTTGAGAAATCCGTTAGTCGTGTCATGCCACAGATCACGACGGATCAACATATGCTGATGTCAAAAGCGGTACGCCAAGTATTAGCAATATGCCGTAAAAACCAAGACTTGGTGTCGATTGGCGCATATAAGCCGGGAACCGACCAGGCTATCGACAGTGCCTTCACTATCAAACCAAAGATTGATCAGTACCTACAGCAGGGTATGAAAGACAGTGTGCCTTATCAGATGTGTGTCAACATGCTTGGCTCGATGCTTAATGCTGGCGAGTAG